TTTCAATTTACTTTCCAAACATTATAGGAGATCGAAAAACTCATTTAGGAAATGGAGGAGAATGGGGTATGGGAATATCTATAAGGGGAGCTAAAAATATCCTTGTCTATGGAGCTAGGGTTAATGATTGTTGGGGAGATGGCATATACTTAGGAATTTCTCCTGTAACCGGTAGCGTATTAAATGATAGTATTAAAGTAGTTAAATCTCATGTTAATAATAATCGTAGAAATGGGATGTCTATTATTACAGCACAGAACTTGTTAGTTGATAAATTTTGTGCAGCTAATACATCTGGAACACCACCTCACGCAGGTATTGATATAGAGCCAGACAAGAATACAGATGTTATTTATAATTTAAATTTTAAAAATCTTGTTTTATTTAACAACGAAACACATGGTTTTTTAGCTGTTTTAGAAAATTTATCAGGTAAAACCTATGATATTGGACAGATAAATATCAAAAACATAAAGGTAGATACAGGTTATTTTGGGATAAGCTTAAGATTTGCTAGTGATAATAGTAACATACAGCAACCAAAAGGGAAAATTAATATTGAAGATTTCCAATTTAGGGGGCTTTCTAGAGCTGAATTTCTCTCCTATGATGAAAATAAAAACACAAATATTAAAGTTAATTTTAAATCTACGAAAAAGGATGTTTTTATGCTTCAGTCTCAAATGAAAAATTTGGGTGAAAATCTTAAGATTGATGTAAAATGAAAATAGATGTTATTATTCCTACTTACAATGGGTCTGAACATATAGCTCAGCAAATTGAAAGTATATTACAACAGCCTTATGAAAATATTACTATACATCTCAGAGATGATGGGAGTAAGGATGATACGGTAAATATTATCAAGAGTTTTTCTAATAAATATCCGAATGTTATTCTATATCAAGATTTAAATAATAACCTTGGGCTCGTCAAAAATGTAGAGTATCTATTAACAAAATGTAGTGGGGATTTAATTTTTCTTGCAGATCAAGATGATGTTTGGTATGAGGATAAAATTAAAACATTTCTCAGCTATTATAAACCTACAGATACACCTACCTTATTACACTCAAACTGTATGGTAACCGATGGCGATTTAAATGAAAGAGGGTTGTTTTTAGATGATAATCCTGCCTCTAATAAAAGAATAGAAAACTCTTATTTTCACTACTTTGTACAGGGAGCTTCGTCCATGATTAATAAGTCTTTAAAAAATAAGATTTTACCATTCCCAAATAATATTTATATCCATGATAGGTATATTCATTTTATGGCAGAATTATTTGGAGAAAGAGTTTATATACCACAACCTACAATGTGGTATAGGCAGCATGGTGCAAATCTTATTGGAAGTAATACATTCATAGATAAGTTGAAACGACTTAATCTAAAACAAAAATTTTATTTGGAACCAGATAAGAAATTGATAGAGATTCTTGTCAATCTATATCCAGATAAAAAAAGTAGATTTAAACTGTATTTTGATATAGTGAATAATGAAAAATCTAGGTGGTCTAAATGGAAGTTAATGTATTCTAATAATATTCCACTTAGAATGAAAGAAAAAGTATTACTATGGTTGAATAATTAATACTGCGTTGAATGAAAAAAAAGATACTTCTCTTGTCCAAATATGGTGTAGCGGGTCCAAGCTCTAGATACCGTTTTTATAATTATTATCCATATTTTCAAAAGGTAGGTTTAGATATAGAGTTTAAGCCACTTTTTGACGACGATTATATCAAAAAAATATATAATAATAGAAGTTTTTATTTATTTTTTTTACAATTATTAGCTGTCTTAAAACGTATAATATTTCTTTTAAAAAATTATAGACGGTATGATGCTTTTATTATTGAAAAGGATATGTTTCCTTTTTTGCCTTTATGGCTAGAAAAGCTTTTTCTAAATCATAAACCTTATGCATTAGATTTTGATGATCATGTCGCAGCATCTTATCAATCTTCTAGACTTAAAAATAAAATTTTAGGAAACAAAATATCTGGGTTGGTTAAACACTCTAAATTTACTACTGTTGGAAATAGGTGGTACTTTACTAAGTTTAAGGAGGGGAATTTAATTTATTTGCCTACGGTGATTGATTTAGATAAATATCCGATTCATAATATAATTTCAAAAACGAAGACAATAGTTTGGATAGGCTCACCATCTACTGTGAAATATTTAAAATTGCTTGAGCCTGTTTTTGTTGAGTTGTCAAGCGATATAGATTTTGTTTTAAGAATTATAGGAGGGGAAATTAAGCTAGATTCTCGTATAAATGTTGAATATATTTCTTGGAGTGCAGAATCCGAAAATCGACTTTTAGCAGAGAGTACAATTGGGATTATGCCTTTAGAAGAAACCGAATGGGAGAAAGGGAAGTGTGGCTTTAAATTGATACAATATTTGGCTAGTGGTATTCCTGTAGTGGCCTCTAAATTGCCAGCAAATGAGGAAGTTATAACTCAAGATTGTGGTTTTATAGCTAACGATTTGCTTGAATGGAAAAAGCACCTTAGATTCTTGCTTGAAAATCCATTAATTGCTGAAGAAATGGGAGTTAAGGGTAGATTGCGTGTTGAGGAATACTATTCATATCAAATATGGGGGGAGAGGTATGCAGATATGATAAAAAGTAAACTTTAGATGCAAACAGAAGTAAAGGGAGAAAGTTTTTATAAGATTGTTTTTGGATGTTGTATTTTACTCCATTTAATAATATTAGGCTTAGTTTTAAATAGTCCTGATAATTTTGGGCATTTAGATTCACATAGAATTTTTAAGTTAGCAGGAGGTGAATTTCAAAAAGGAGGAGACTGGGGGATTACAATTTTAGCAGCTGCTCTCTCAATCCCTGTAAAATTTGGCATAACTTACGAAGTTTTGACCCTTTTTTTCTCATTTATTTCTCTAGCAGGATATTATTTTTTATATCTCGTAGTCAAAGAGGAAACTTGTAATAATTCTTTATCATACTTGAGCGTATTACTTTTATTTTTATTGCCATCTATACATTATTGGACTTGTTTTATCAGTAAAGATTCTGTTTTCTTCTTTCTCATTTGTGGTTTAGTTTTTTCAATAAAAAAAGAAAAATTTAGGTTACAGTTTTTATTTCTAGCCCTCATGTTTATTCGCCCACATATAGCAATAGTTATTCTAATTGTAACTCTGTTTTATCACCGTAGATATTATTATTATCTCAGTACAAAACAAAAAATTTTACTTCTAATATTTGTATTCATGTTGATATTTTGTGCTTTGATTTTTTTTCACTTCAAGATATCTCCACTTCAAAATTTATTGGAATTTGTAACCAGTTTTGGACAATTTAACTTTCTGCGTAATGGCTTGGGGCATAGTCCTATCAGATTAGGTGAAACCTATTTTTACGAACGTTTTTTAATGCTAATGTATCGCCCATTATTTTTTGATGCAAAAGGCTACACACAGAAATTAGCGTCCATGGAAAATCTAATACTTCTCATTTACACAGTTTTTATATTAGGTTTTTATATTGTTAGAGCAAAACGGAAAAATAATTTATTCATAACGCTTGGAGTAGCTATTTGGATTATTATATCAGTATACATATATAATTTGGGATTAGCTAATAGAATGAAAGTAATGATTTTACCATTTATTTTCATTGGGGTAATCTTGTATTCTAAATCTTCCAAACCAGTGCAGTAGTATTATATAATTTTTTAATTATTAAGATAATAGTTGTAATTTTGAAAAAAAATATCGATGTGTGGTATTAATGGACTTATTTTAAAAGATATAAATTCTGACTCAGCGATAAAGAAGCTGGAAATAATGAACCAAAGAATTTTTCATCGTGGACCAGATGAAGATGGGTTCTTTGTAGAGCAAAAAGAGCAAAATGTTATAGGGTTTGCTATGCGTAGGCTTTCTATTATTGACTTGTCTAGTGGTAAGCAACCTATTTTTTCAGAGGATGGAACTAAGGTTATCGTTTTTAATGGTGAAATTTATAATTATCAAAGTTTAAGAAAGCAGCTTTTATCCGTAGGAAAAACCTTTAAAACCAATTCTGACACCGAAGTTATACTAAGGTTATATGAAGTTTATGGGAAAGAGGCATTCAAAATGTTAGACGGAATGTTTGCTTTCTCTATTTATGATAAGTCTATTAATAAAGTATTTATAGCAAGGGACTTCTTTGGGGAGAAACCCCTATATTATCAGAATTCAAAGGGAGGACTTATTTGGTGTTCGGAGTTAAAATCTTTAATGTCGGTTTCAGAAGAAGAACGAGTTATTTCTAAAGAAGGATTAAATCTTTACTTTCAGTTGACTTATATACCCGCACCTTTTACAATTTATGAGGGAGTCTATAAGTTAGAACCCAATCACTTTATAGAGTATGATTTGGTTGCGAATGAATTTAGATTAGAAAAAATACATATTGAAGGTAAATTTGATAAGAGAGAGATTTCATTTGATGATGCTAAGAAGGAATTGAGGGATTTGGTAAAGGAAAGTGTTCTTTCTAGAAGTATTTCTGATGTTCCCATAGGTACTTTTTTGTCTGGTGGAGTAGATTCTTCTATTGTAACGGTTTGTTTAGCTGAAGAAATGGGGCAAAAGATTAATACTTTTTCTATTGGCTATGATAAAAAATCGTTTGACGAGTCGGATAAATCAAAAATTGTAGCTAAGCAGATAGGCTCTACACATCATCAATTTATACTTAAAGAACAAGATTTAGAAGACGAAATAACTTCTGTACTACAGAATTTTGACGAGCCGTTTGCTGACTCTTCTGCATTGCCTAGTTTTTTTGTGGCAAAAAAAACTAGTGAATATGTAAAAGTAGCTCTGACAGGAGATGGAGGAGATGAAGTCTTTGGAGGATATAACAAATATCTTATAGGAAAAATAAATGAAAGATATACGCAAATAGTGCCAAAGGCTTTGCATTGTACGATAAAAAAAGTGTCAGACTTTTTAACTAAACAAAAAGAGGATCAGCGGGGATTGAAATTTAAAGTGCGAAAAGCAGTTAATGCCATTGACTACGGGGGAGAGTTTTACTATAATATGGTTAAGTTAGGTTTTCAAGAGCCTGAACTATCACGTTTTCTTAGGAAAGAATGGTTAGTAAAAGATGCTTTGAGTCTTTACAAAGAGAGAATACCTAATCCTAAAACACTTAACGATTTTCGTAATGTGGATAGAATGATAAGTTTGGAAGGAGATATGATTGTAAAAGTGGATCGGACAAGTATGTTGACTTCGTTGGAATGTAGGGCGCCCTTTTTAAATAAAAAACTTTGGGATTATTCTCACACTCTTCCAGAGCATTATTTGCTTAATGGGAATAATAAAAAGTATATACTAAAGAAGGCTTTTGAGGATAAATTTCCAGAAGGTTTTTTAGAGAAATCAAAGAAAGGTTTTGGAGTACCTGTTGGGGATTGGTTAAAATCTACACTTAAAGAGGAATTAATGTCTTACGTAGTAACAGAAAAATTGGAGAAACAAGGTCTTTTTAATGTTCTAGAAATCCAAAAATTGGTTTACAATCATTTAAATGAAATAGAAGATAATACATTCCGTGTTTGGACGCTTTACTGCTTTCAGAAGTGGTATTTTAATATGCATTTAGAGTAAATTAAGTATGCAGAAAAGAAAATTATTTAGAGTAACCACAGTTCCTATTTCTCTTTATGCTTTGCTGAGAGGACAACTGAGGTATATGTCTGACCATTTTGATGTTTGGGGTATTTCATCTTTCGGAAAAGAACTTCAGTTGGTAGAGGAGGAAGAGGAAGTATGTGTTTCCGCAGTTGAGATGTCAAGAAAAATAACGCCTTTTCAAGATTTAAAATCACTTTGGAAAATGTGGCTCTTGTTTAGGAGAGAGAAGCCTTGTATCGTTCATACACATACACCAAAAGCAGGGTTGATTGGGATGTTGGCATCTAAATTAGCAGGAGTTCCTATTCGTTTACATACAGTGGCGGGTCTACCTCTGATGGAAGCCAAAGGAGGTAAGCGTAAATTATTGGATTTTGTAGAAAAATTGACTTATGCTTGTGCTACCAAAGTGTATCCGAATTCTAAGGGGTTGTATGATTTTATTGTGGAGCAAAAATATACTTCAATAGATAAATTGAGTATTATAGCGAATGGTTCTTCAAACGGTATCAATACCACTCATTTTTCTCCCAAACAAATAAGTGAGGAATTGAAAAAGCAATTAAGGAAAGAACTGGATATTAAAGATACTGATTTTGTTTACATTTTTGTAGGTAGATTAGTTGGTGATAAAGGGATTAATGAGTTAATAAAAGCTTTTAAACAAATACAGAAACAAAATATTAAATTACTTTTAGTAGGAGCAGAAGAAAGAGACTTAGATCCTTTAAAAACTGAGACTATTCAAGAAATTGAAAGGAATAAGAATATTATAGCTGTTGGATTTCAAAAAGATGTAAGGCCTTACTTTGCTATTGCTGATGCTCTTGTGTTTCCAAGTTATCGGGAAGGCTTTCCTAATGTAGTTATGCAGGCAGGAGCTATGGGACTTCCAAGCATTGTGTCAAACATTAATGGATGCAATGAAATTATAGAGAATAACAAAAATGGGTTAATTGTTCCATCGAAAGATGTAGAAAGTCTTCGAAAGGCTATGCAAATCATTATAGATGATGATAATTTGTATTTACGGTTAAAAGAAAATAGTAGAGAAATGATTGTAAGCTGTTATCAGCGTGAGTTTGTATGGGAAGAATTATTAAAAGAGTATAATAAGCTAATTAGAGAGAATGTATAGAGATTTTTTTAAACCTATTATGGATTTCACTTTGGCTCTTGTTGGTTTCTTGCTATTAAGTCCTGTTTTTATTTTAGTTACAATAGGTTTGTTTTTTGCAAACCAAGGGAAGCCTTTCTTTTTTCAGAAAAGACCTGGGAAAAATGAACGTATTTTTAGTATCATTAAGTTCAAAACAATGAATGATAAAAAAGATGCTAATGGTAATTTATTGTCTGATGCAGAACGCTTAACAGCAATAGGTAAATTCGTTAGAAAAACATCGTTAGATGAAATTCCGCAACTATTAAATGTAATTAAGGGAGATATGAGCTTAGTTGGTCCAAGACCTCTACTACCACAGTATTTGCCATTATATAATGAGGAACAGAAAAAAAGACATAATGTGCGTCCTGGCATTACAGGTTGGGCTCAAGTCAACGGTAGAAACGCTATCTCGTGGCAGCAAAAATTTGAATACGATGTTTGGTATGTTCGTAACCTATCGCTATCTTTGGATATTAAGGTATTGTTTCTAACAGTGAAAAAAGTTTTTGTTTCAGAAGGGATTTCTCAGGAAGGACAAGCAACTATAGAACCATTTAAAGGAAATGAAGTATGATTTTATTTGGAGCAAGTGGGCATGGTAAAGTGATTTTGGATATTTTACAACTCAATGGAAAAAATGTTGAGGTAGTATATGATGATGCTCCTAAACTAAAAGAAATTTTTAGTGTTCCAGTAGCTAAAAATAATATTGAAGAAGCGGATGGTTTAGAAGCGATAATTGCCATTGGAAATAATTTAATTAGGAAAAAAATAGCTGAAAGGTTTAATTTTCAGTACCAAAAAGCTCTACACCCTCTTTCTGTTGTTGCAAAATCATCTAAGGTTTGTGAAGGGACGGTTGTTATGGCTAAAGCAGTGGTTAATGCAGATGCTAAGATTGGTAAACATTGCATTATAAATACGGGAGCTGTAGTTGAACATGATTGTGTATTAGAAGATTATGTTCATATCTCTCCTAACGCTGCATTGGCAGGAAATGTAACAGTGGGTGAGGGAGCTCATGTAGGGATAGGAGCTTCTATAATTCAGGGTATTAAAATAGGTAAATGGGCAACTATTGGGGCTGGAGCAGTTGTAATAAAGGATGTGCCAGATGGAGCTACTGTAGTTGGGAATCCTGCAAGAGTGATAAGAATACAAAATATAGAATAAAATGAACACAAAAATATGGTTATCCTCTCCACACATGGGAGGAAATGAACAAAAGTATATCAATGAGGCATTTGCTGAGAATTGGGTAGCTCCATTAGGTCCTAATGTTAATCAATTTGAAGAAAGTATTAAAACCTATTTGGGACAAAGTGTAGATGTGGCAGCCCTCAGTGCGGGTACCGCTGCATTACATTTAGCTTTGATTATTTTAGGGGTTAAAATGGGAGATGAGGTCATTTGTCAGAGTATGACTTTTTCGGCATCGGCAAACCCTATTGCTTATCAAGGAGCTACACCTGTGTTTATTGATAGCGAAAAAGAGACTTGGAATATGTGTCCACTGGCTTTGGAAGAAGCCATC
The genomic region above belongs to Riemerella anatipestifer and contains:
- a CDS encoding glycosyltransferase family 2 protein, which translates into the protein MKIDVIIPTYNGSEHIAQQIESILQQPYENITIHLRDDGSKDDTVNIIKSFSNKYPNVILYQDLNNNLGLVKNVEYLLTKCSGDLIFLADQDDVWYEDKIKTFLSYYKPTDTPTLLHSNCMVTDGDLNERGLFLDDNPASNKRIENSYFHYFVQGASSMINKSLKNKILPFPNNIYIHDRYIHFMAELFGERVYIPQPTMWYRQHGANLIGSNTFIDKLKRLNLKQKFYLEPDKKLIEILVNLYPDKKSRFKLYFDIVNNEKSRWSKWKLMYSNNIPLRMKEKVLLWLNN
- a CDS encoding glycosyltransferase family 4 protein, which codes for MKKKILLLSKYGVAGPSSRYRFYNYYPYFQKVGLDIEFKPLFDDDYIKKIYNNRSFYLFFLQLLAVLKRIIFLLKNYRRYDAFIIEKDMFPFLPLWLEKLFLNHKPYALDFDDHVAASYQSSRLKNKILGNKISGLVKHSKFTTVGNRWYFTKFKEGNLIYLPTVIDLDKYPIHNIISKTKTIVWIGSPSTVKYLKLLEPVFVELSSDIDFVLRIIGGEIKLDSRINVEYISWSAESENRLLAESTIGIMPLEETEWEKGKCGFKLIQYLASGIPVVASKLPANEEVITQDCGFIANDLLEWKKHLRFLLENPLIAEEMGVKGRLRVEEYYSYQIWGERYADMIKSKL
- the asnB gene encoding asparagine synthase (glutamine-hydrolyzing), with protein sequence MCGINGLILKDINSDSAIKKLEIMNQRIFHRGPDEDGFFVEQKEQNVIGFAMRRLSIIDLSSGKQPIFSEDGTKVIVFNGEIYNYQSLRKQLLSVGKTFKTNSDTEVILRLYEVYGKEAFKMLDGMFAFSIYDKSINKVFIARDFFGEKPLYYQNSKGGLIWCSELKSLMSVSEEERVISKEGLNLYFQLTYIPAPFTIYEGVYKLEPNHFIEYDLVANEFRLEKIHIEGKFDKREISFDDAKKELRDLVKESVLSRSISDVPIGTFLSGGVDSSIVTVCLAEEMGQKINTFSIGYDKKSFDESDKSKIVAKQIGSTHHQFILKEQDLEDEITSVLQNFDEPFADSSALPSFFVAKKTSEYVKVALTGDGGDEVFGGYNKYLIGKINERYTQIVPKALHCTIKKVSDFLTKQKEDQRGLKFKVRKAVNAIDYGGEFYYNMVKLGFQEPELSRFLRKEWLVKDALSLYKERIPNPKTLNDFRNVDRMISLEGDMIVKVDRTSMLTSLECRAPFLNKKLWDYSHTLPEHYLLNGNNKKYILKKAFEDKFPEGFLEKSKKGFGVPVGDWLKSTLKEELMSYVVTEKLEKQGLFNVLEIQKLVYNHLNEIEDNTFRVWTLYCFQKWYFNMHLE
- a CDS encoding glycosyltransferase family 4 protein, with protein sequence MQKRKLFRVTTVPISLYALLRGQLRYMSDHFDVWGISSFGKELQLVEEEEEVCVSAVEMSRKITPFQDLKSLWKMWLLFRREKPCIVHTHTPKAGLIGMLASKLAGVPIRLHTVAGLPLMEAKGGKRKLLDFVEKLTYACATKVYPNSKGLYDFIVEQKYTSIDKLSIIANGSSNGINTTHFSPKQISEELKKQLRKELDIKDTDFVYIFVGRLVGDKGINELIKAFKQIQKQNIKLLLVGAEERDLDPLKTETIQEIERNKNIIAVGFQKDVRPYFAIADALVFPSYREGFPNVVMQAGAMGLPSIVSNINGCNEIIENNKNGLIVPSKDVESLRKAMQIIIDDDNLYLRLKENSREMIVSCYQREFVWEELLKEYNKLIRENV
- a CDS encoding sugar transferase; its protein translation is MYRDFFKPIMDFTLALVGFLLLSPVFILVTIGLFFANQGKPFFFQKRPGKNERIFSIIKFKTMNDKKDANGNLLSDAERLTAIGKFVRKTSLDEIPQLLNVIKGDMSLVGPRPLLPQYLPLYNEEQKKRHNVRPGITGWAQVNGRNAISWQQKFEYDVWYVRNLSLSLDIKVLFLTVKKVFVSEGISQEGQATIEPFKGNEV
- a CDS encoding acetyltransferase; protein product: MILFGASGHGKVILDILQLNGKNVEVVYDDAPKLKEIFSVPVAKNNIEEADGLEAIIAIGNNLIRKKIAERFNFQYQKALHPLSVVAKSSKVCEGTVVMAKAVVNADAKIGKHCIINTGAVVEHDCVLEDYVHISPNAALAGNVTVGEGAHVGIGASIIQGIKIGKWATIGAGAVVIKDVPDGATVVGNPARVIRIQNIE